In a genomic window of Rubripirellula tenax:
- a CDS encoding RtcB family protein, producing MTTETKRFTYTGPAMVSTGEATAILPTETTPPIRIFGTESIRETFDVLCMQQAINSRTAPGVTDLVLNPDAHCGYGAPVGCVMVSPTHIYPGPVGVDIKCSMSLLQLDLPAEAIEDRKTRRALISAICQRTPTGAGRGQRSVPQSRHVNRTLGQQLVVEGASRDVCKALGIPTDWAFRCEDSFHVGHDDSPKSLESRLDELLGRRDMTNFSEKMQQLGSYGGGNHFGECEVVAVGQSDRARDTAKAFGLIDGNVAFLSHCGSRGFGHNLATGQFNSLQTKFVRWGIPLPAGDRQLVYAPLGTDEANDYLDDMALGANFATVNHLLINSLVLEAFREVIPGAQGNLVYFISHNIARKEIVDNRSAWVHRKGATRAMPAGHHSLAETPFAKTGHPILLPGNPRDGSAVMVADDGAAASCFSVNHGAGRVLGRRHAKRVLDQTTVDAELDAGDILSNCRKYPIDEAPAAYKDFNEVLRSVKTAGLASEVARLKARFVIKDASKADD from the coding sequence CTGCCGACCGAAACGACTCCCCCGATTCGCATTTTCGGAACCGAGTCGATTCGAGAAACGTTTGACGTCCTGTGCATGCAACAAGCGATCAACTCGCGGACGGCACCAGGCGTGACCGACTTGGTTTTGAACCCGGACGCCCACTGTGGATACGGAGCGCCGGTCGGATGCGTGATGGTTTCGCCGACGCACATCTATCCCGGCCCCGTTGGCGTGGACATCAAGTGCTCGATGAGCCTATTGCAACTCGACTTGCCCGCCGAAGCGATCGAGGACCGCAAGACTCGCCGCGCATTGATCTCGGCGATTTGCCAACGCACGCCCACCGGCGCCGGCCGCGGACAACGAAGCGTGCCCCAATCGCGGCACGTCAATCGAACGCTCGGTCAACAGTTGGTTGTCGAAGGCGCAAGCCGCGACGTTTGCAAAGCACTGGGGATCCCAACGGACTGGGCCTTCCGATGCGAAGATTCGTTCCACGTCGGACACGACGATTCGCCGAAATCGCTTGAGTCCCGACTCGACGAGCTGCTGGGCCGCCGCGACATGACCAACTTCAGCGAAAAGATGCAACAACTCGGTTCCTACGGTGGCGGAAATCATTTTGGTGAATGCGAAGTCGTTGCAGTCGGCCAGAGCGATCGTGCTCGCGATACTGCCAAGGCGTTCGGATTGATTGACGGCAACGTCGCGTTCTTGTCGCATTGTGGATCGCGAGGATTCGGTCACAACTTGGCAACCGGCCAGTTCAACAGCCTGCAAACAAAGTTCGTTCGCTGGGGCATTCCGTTGCCCGCGGGTGATCGCCAACTCGTCTACGCTCCCTTGGGAACGGACGAAGCGAACGACTACTTGGACGACATGGCGTTGGGGGCAAACTTCGCGACCGTGAACCACTTGCTGATCAACTCCCTCGTACTTGAAGCATTCCGGGAAGTGATTCCCGGCGCCCAAGGAAATCTCGTGTACTTCATCAGCCACAACATTGCTCGAAAAGAAATCGTGGACAACCGGTCCGCGTGGGTTCATCGCAAGGGTGCGACTCGCGCGATGCCGGCCGGTCACCATTCGTTGGCCGAGACTCCGTTTGCAAAAACGGGCCACCCCATTCTCTTACCTGGAAACCCTCGCGACGGATCTGCGGTGATGGTGGCCGATGACGGTGCGGCAGCGTCGTGCTTCAGCGTCAATCACGGCGCCGGTCGAGTCCTTGGTCGCCGGCATGCGAAGCGGGTCCTGGACCAAACGACGGTGGATGCAGAGCTAGACGCCGGCGATATTCTGAGCAACTGTCGCAAGTATCCGATCGACGAAGCACCGGCTGCCTACAAGGACTTCAACGAAGTCCTGCGGTCGGTCAAGACGGCGGGACTGGCAAGCGAAGTTGCACGATTGAAAGCACGCTTTGTGATCAAGGACGCCAGCAAGGCGGATGATTGA
- the rtcA gene encoding RNA 3'-terminal phosphate cyclase, with protein sequence MIEINGTRGEGGGQIVRSSLALAAVTGQPVRIDNIRGGRTKPGLLRQHLTGVRAITQVCSAATQGDELGSATLTFEPSRAVGGNYTFEVGSAGSAILVAQTILPALLSAEEASVVTIGGGTHASWAPPFDFFDRCFLPLLRRMGGNVEATIHAHGFYPAGGGEIELRVEPIEQWQSLSLLERTGTLRPRVQSLVSKIPISVANRECNVIRRKANWDAKVCEAIEVPRSGGPGNVVMIELGFDNVTELFIGIGKVGVRAEQVARSTLREARSYLAGNFPVGQYLADQLLLPMGIAASCGQSSEMRTGPLSLHSQTHIEVLQQMLDIEIAATTNADQSVRVSISPKH encoded by the coding sequence ATGATTGAAATCAACGGCACCCGAGGCGAGGGCGGCGGACAAATCGTTCGCTCGTCCCTCGCCCTGGCCGCGGTCACCGGGCAACCGGTGCGTATCGATAACATTCGCGGTGGACGCACCAAACCAGGCCTGCTGCGCCAGCACCTGACCGGCGTCCGCGCGATCACGCAAGTATGCAGCGCCGCCACTCAAGGCGATGAACTCGGCTCAGCCACGTTGACATTCGAGCCATCCCGCGCCGTTGGTGGAAACTATACGTTCGAGGTGGGATCGGCCGGGAGCGCAATCTTGGTTGCGCAAACGATCCTGCCAGCACTGTTATCTGCCGAGGAAGCGTCGGTCGTGACGATCGGCGGTGGCACGCACGCATCCTGGGCGCCACCGTTTGATTTTTTCGACCGATGCTTTTTGCCGCTTCTTCGCCGCATGGGTGGAAACGTCGAAGCCACGATTCACGCCCACGGTTTCTATCCGGCTGGTGGTGGCGAGATCGAACTGCGGGTCGAACCAATCGAGCAATGGCAGAGCTTGTCGCTACTAGAACGTACCGGAACGCTACGACCTCGGGTGCAATCGCTTGTTTCCAAAATCCCGATCTCGGTTGCCAATCGCGAGTGCAATGTGATTCGCCGTAAAGCGAATTGGGACGCCAAGGTTTGCGAAGCGATCGAAGTGCCTCGATCGGGCGGTCCCGGCAATGTCGTGATGATCGAACTGGGCTTCGACAACGTTACCGAACTGTTCATCGGCATCGGCAAGGTGGGTGTGCGAGCAGAACAAGTTGCGAGGTCAACGTTGCGAGAGGCACGGTCGTACCTAGCCGGAAACTTTCCCGTCGGCCAGTACCTTGCCGACCAGTTGCTGTTGCCGATGGGCATCGCCGCAAGCTGTGGTCAATCGAGCGAGATGAGAACCGGACCGCTGTCATTGCACAGCCAAACGCACATCGAAGTTTTGCAACAAATGCTCGATATTGAAATTGCGGCAACGACGAATGCCGACCAATCGGTTCGCGTTAGCATTTCGCCAAAGCATTGA